Proteins from one Candidatus Caldatribacterium sp. genomic window:
- a CDS encoding PilZ domain-containing protein produces the protein MELERIFRPNRKASLGIRRRNEKGEFEVTYYPSRIEFVNQDALWFAAPQERGTLVPVSIGESVEVYVVGENEVFFFEGKVKDRVKKGNIAYVVFAVPQEVVRKQRRNYVRFEAALPVLLKKGEKAFSGTTKNISGGGMLVQLREGKDVFEHREELLFLLSLDGRDIVGRAQVVRKDGPGLYAFQFSEIANQDRESIIKYIFQKQVELRRKGLLKK, from the coding sequence ATGGAACTTGAGCGGATTTTCCGGCCTAACCGAAAGGCAAGCCTTGGAATCCGCAGGCGAAACGAAAAAGGGGAATTCGAAGTCACGTACTACCCAAGCCGCATTGAATTTGTAAACCAGGATGCTCTCTGGTTTGCAGCGCCTCAGGAACGGGGGACTCTTGTTCCGGTGAGCATCGGGGAGAGCGTCGAGGTGTACGTCGTCGGAGAGAACGAGGTCTTCTTCTTCGAGGGGAAGGTAAAGGATCGGGTGAAAAAGGGAAACATTGCCTACGTCGTCTTTGCGGTGCCTCAGGAGGTTGTTCGCAAGCAACGGCGGAACTACGTTCGCTTTGAGGCGGCGCTTCCGGTGCTCCTCAAAAAGGGCGAAAAGGCTTTCTCCGGGACCACAAAGAACATAAGTGGTGGGGGCATGCTCGTGCAGCTTCGGGAGGGTAAAGACGTCTTCGAGCACCGGGAAGAGCTCCTTTTCCTCCTTTCTCTTGATGGGAGGGACATTGTCGGTCGGGCTCAGGTGGTGCGAAAGGACGGTCCCGGCCTCTACGCCTTCCAGTTCAGCGAAATTGCCAATCAGGATCGGGAGAGCATCATCAAGTACATTTTCCAAAAACAGGTCGAGCTTCGGAGAAAGGGGCTACTCAAGAAATGA